The genomic DNA GTCACGGCGCTCGTTATGCTCAAGGGCGCGATCATTATTTCGACGTTCCTGCTGCTCTGGCGGATCACGCGCGAAAACGGCCACGCGGCGTGGCTCGTCCTTCTTGCCGTCGGCGCGGTGACGATGGTGCGCGTGCAGATGCGCCCGCACATCATGAGCTGGCTGCTCATCGCCGCGCTGCTCTGGTTTCAGAAACGCGAACGTCGGGACGCGATCGTTCCGCTGCTCGCCGTGTGGGCGAACCTGCACGCGTCGGTCGTTCTCGGCCTGGCGATGACGCTCATCTGGTGCGCCGAGCGGGCGATGGCCGACCGCCGGTATCGCACGTGGGCGCTGTGGGGCGGCGCGTACGCGCTCGCGCCGATCGCCAATCCGTTCGGCGCGAAAATCTTCCTGTTCATGGGCGAGATTCGCGGGCACAAGGATTTTGTGAGCGAGTGGAACCGCTACGGCGTGGATGATCCGGCGATGTGGACGCTCGCCCTCGTGTTCGCGCTGCTGGCCTTCGACATCGCCCGCCGGCGCGAGAATCGCCTGTTTGATGGCGCGCGCCTTCTGCTTCTCGCCGGGCTTTCCGCAAGTGCGATGCGTCATGGTTCGGAGGCGATGCTCTTCATCGCGCCCATCGCCGCGCGGCGCTTTTCGGGATGGCGCGTCTGGCGCGTCCCGCGTGTCGCGGCCGCGGCGCCGTGGTTGATCGCCGGCGCGGCGGTGGCGGGCGGGCTGTTTCTCGTCATCGCGCGCGAGGGCTTCCGCATCCATCTCGATATCCACGCGCTTCCGGTGCGCGCGACGGAATTCGTGAACCGCCATCGCCTGAACGGCGAGATGTACAACGACTACAACTTCGGCGGATACCTCCTGTGGAAGACCGATCCGCCGCTCAAGGTGTTTGTCGACGGGCGGCTCGAGGTGTACGCGCGCGGCGGCAAGCTCGACGATTACCTGCGCGTGTCGCACGGCGCGCCGGGGTGGGAAAACGTGCTCGACCGCTACGGCGTGGACTGGGCGATCGTGCGCGCGGACCGGCCCATCGCGCGGATGCTCGACGATTCGCCCGCCTGGGAGATGGTGTATTTCGACTACAACGCCGCGATCTTCCTGCGCGCCGGCTTCATGCCCGAGGTGCGTCGGGTGCGTCGTTTTCGTCCGTGGGGGCATCGCGATCGCGACAACGTCGCCGCGCTCATCGACGAGGCGAACTACCTGCTCGCCCAGAACCCGGACTTTTTCGGCGGCTACAAGATGCGCGCGTTCATTCACTATCGAAATGGCGATCTCGCCGCCGCGCGGAGCGATATGACCGAATACCTGCGGCTCTACCCCGAGGGCATGAAGTCGAAGGAAACGCGCCGCATGCTCGAAAACCTCGCCGCGCGCGGCTTCTGGCCGTAACCGCGCGCGAAAAGTGACGCGCGTCAATTTTCGCGAGGCATACGAGGCTTCCAACCCTGATACAAGGAATCGAGCGCCGCGGTCATTCTCCCCTGGGGGTATGACATGACCAGGCTCACGTTTCTCCTGACCCTGCTTCTCGCCGTGCTTCTCGTGCTTCTTGCCTGCGAGACGAAAAAGGAAGCGCCGCCGGAAAACCTCACGAATCCGCCCGCGGCCGTGATCAACGAGGCCGCGCTCGCCGCGTTCGCGCCGCTTCCGCAAAGCTTCGACGACGCCGACCATCCCGTCACGCACGCCAAGGTGGACCTGGGGCGGATGCTCTACCACGACGCGCGCTTCTCGAAGGCGCAGGACATCTCCTGCGGCTCCTGCCACGACCTGATGAATTACGGCGTCGACAACAAGCCGACCTCGCCAGGGCACAAGGGCAAGCTCGGCGCGCGCAACAGCCCGACGGTCTACAATTCGGCGGGGCAGTTCGCGCAGTTCTGGGACGGCCGCGAGCCCAACGTCGAGGCACAGGCGCTGGGGCCCGTCATGAATCCCGTCGAGATGGCCATGCCCGACGAAAAACGCGTGCTCGCCGTCATCAAATCCATGCCCGAATACGTCGCGGCCTTCGAGAAAGCGTTTCCGGGCGAAAAGAATCCGGTAACATTCGAAAACTTCGGCAAGGCGATCGGCGCGTTCGAGCGCGGCCTCGTGACGCCGTCGCGGTGGGATCGCTACCTGCGGGGCGACAAGACCGCGTTGACCGAGGCGGAGATCAACGGCTTCAACAAGTTCGCCGAGGCCGGCTGCACCGCCTGCCATCGGGGCGAGCTCATCGGCGGGCATATCTATCAGAAAGCGGGCGCCGTGAAGCCGTGGCCGAACGCGGACGACCTCGGCCGCTACGCGATCACCGCGTCCGAGGCCGACAAGTTCGTCTTCAAGGTTCCCACGCTGCGCAACATCGCAAAGACCGCGCCCTACTTTCACGACGGCAAGACCATGACGCTGATGGGCGCCATCAACACCATGGCGGAATACCAGCTCGGCCGCGCGCTGATGCCCGACGAGGTGAGCGCCATCGAGGCGTGGTTGACATCGCTCACCGGCGACATCCCGGCGGATTACATCGGCGGACACACGCTTCCGCCGTCGACCGCGAAAACGCCCAAACCCGATCCCGCATGAGAGAAATCCGTTGCTGGCTTGGCCCCGCCCGCTTGCGGAGCCTTTTTTTGTTGTGGCGCTGACATTCAAGGCGTACAATCGCTTTCCTACATTCTGATCGAGGGAGCGGCCATGAAACTTCTTCTCATCCTCCCCACGCAGCTCGATCGCGAGGGCCGGCCGATCCGCCGCCCCAAGGCGTCCGTCAATCTGAATCTCAACCTGCCGCTCATCGCGGGGCTGACGCCGAAAGACATCGAGATCCGCATCATCAACGACTACGTCGAGCCGGTGCCGCTTGATTTCGACGCGGACCTCGTCGGCATCACGACGCTGATGACGACAACGCCGCGAGCGTATCAGCTCGCCGACGCGTTCCGCGATCACGGCAAGACGGTGGTGTTCGGCGGATTTCACGCAACGGCCATGCCCGAGGAGGCGGCGCGCCACGCCGACGCGCTCGTG from bacterium includes the following:
- a CDS encoding c-type cytochrome — translated: MTRLTFLLTLLLAVLLVLLACETKKEAPPENLTNPPAAVINEAALAAFAPLPQSFDDADHPVTHAKVDLGRMLYHDARFSKAQDISCGSCHDLMNYGVDNKPTSPGHKGKLGARNSPTVYNSAGQFAQFWDGREPNVEAQALGPVMNPVEMAMPDEKRVLAVIKSMPEYVAAFEKAFPGEKNPVTFENFGKAIGAFERGLVTPSRWDRYLRGDKTALTEAEINGFNKFAEAGCTACHRGELIGGHIYQKAGAVKPWPNADDLGRYAITASEADKFVFKVPTLRNIAKTAPYFHDGKTMTLMGAINTMAEYQLGRALMPDEVSAIEAWLTSLTGDIPADYIGGHTLPPSTAKTPKPDPA